A region of Streptomyces paludis DNA encodes the following proteins:
- the xylB gene encoding xylulokinase: MTGTLVAGVDSSTQSCKVELRARDDGRLMGSGSAPHPPATPPASEQDPGAWWDAFVLAFSAAVRDAGAAPGDVSAISVAAQCHGLVVLDAHDEVIRPAKLWNDTTSTPELLELRARIGDAALIRRTGSLPTAAFTLSKIAWLARHEPHAFARVRRILLPHDYLTFRLTGRAVTDRSEASGTAYYDAAENRYLTEHLDLVADADWLPMLPAVLGPDEPAGEVTPAALDALGLRGPVLVGAGGGDQHAAALGLGMVPGDLMYSFGTSGVVMGVSEQPVHDPEGFVDGVADMADGYVPLVSTLNAAKVTDTFARLLGVGHEELSRLALRAPALERRPVMAAYLDGERKPNRPAARGLLSGITSHTTREQLARAAYEGVVFGLYAGQGHLERSAVPTSGRVLAVGGGARSAAYTQLLADTVRRPVLLADAAEATARGAAVQAAAVATGTPVVSVRDAWAPPTRVAAEPGTFPARAWDDYRATAAVTGLDPA, from the coding sequence GTGACCGGCACGCTCGTCGCAGGTGTGGACTCCTCCACACAGTCGTGCAAGGTCGAGCTGCGCGCCCGGGACGACGGCCGTCTCATGGGCAGCGGCTCGGCCCCGCACCCGCCGGCCACCCCGCCGGCCAGCGAACAGGACCCGGGGGCCTGGTGGGACGCGTTCGTCCTGGCCTTCTCCGCCGCCGTGCGCGACGCCGGCGCGGCGCCCGGCGACGTGTCCGCGATCAGTGTCGCGGCGCAGTGCCACGGACTGGTCGTGCTCGACGCCCACGACGAGGTGATCCGGCCGGCCAAACTCTGGAACGACACCACCTCCACCCCCGAACTCCTCGAACTGCGCGCCCGGATCGGCGACGCGGCCCTCATCCGGCGCACCGGATCCCTGCCCACGGCGGCCTTCACCCTGAGCAAGATCGCCTGGCTGGCCCGGCACGAACCGCACGCCTTCGCCCGGGTGCGCCGCATCCTGCTGCCGCACGACTACCTCACCTTCCGGCTCACCGGCCGCGCGGTGACCGACCGCTCCGAGGCATCGGGCACCGCCTACTACGACGCGGCGGAGAATCGTTACCTCACCGAGCATCTGGACCTGGTCGCGGACGCCGACTGGCTGCCCATGCTCCCGGCCGTCCTCGGACCCGACGAACCCGCGGGCGAGGTCACGCCGGCCGCGCTGGACGCCCTGGGCCTGCGCGGTCCGGTCCTGGTCGGCGCCGGCGGCGGCGACCAGCACGCCGCCGCCCTGGGGCTCGGCATGGTCCCGGGCGACCTCATGTACTCCTTCGGCACCTCAGGAGTCGTCATGGGGGTCAGCGAGCAGCCCGTCCACGACCCGGAGGGCTTCGTCGACGGCGTCGCCGACATGGCCGACGGCTATGTCCCCCTGGTCAGCACGCTCAACGCGGCCAAGGTCACCGACACCTTCGCCCGGCTCCTGGGCGTCGGACACGAGGAGCTGTCCCGGCTCGCCCTGCGGGCCCCGGCCCTGGAGCGCCGCCCGGTCATGGCCGCGTACCTCGACGGGGAGCGCAAACCCAACCGCCCGGCCGCCCGCGGGCTGCTGAGCGGCATCACGTCCCACACCACCCGGGAACAACTGGCCCGCGCCGCCTACGAAGGAGTCGTCTTCGGGCTCTACGCGGGCCAGGGACACCTGGAGCGCAGCGCCGTGCCCACCTCCGGACGGGTGCTCGCGGTGGGCGGCGGCGCCCGCTCGGCCGCCTACACCCAGCTGCTGGCCGACACCGTACGGCGCCCGGTCCTGCTGGCCGACGCCGCCGAGGCGACCGCGCGCGGCGCCGCCGTCCAGGCCGCGGCCGTCGCCACCGGCACCCCGGTCGTCTCCGTACGCGACGCCTGGGCTCCGCCCACCCGGGTCGCGGCCGAACCCGGTACGTTCCCGGCGCGCGCCTGGGACGACTACCGGGCCACCGCCGCGGTGACCGGACTGGACCCGGCATGA
- a CDS encoding SIS domain-containing protein, translating to MNGTPDASVQTILDAARDLIRLEAAALTNLVDQVDQSTAQVVGMILAGTGKVITTGTGTSGIMAERLSHLLAVTGTPAFYLPCLDALHGGMGSIAPSDLVIAFSKGGKSAELTQLVTRLEERGIRVVAVTESPASEFAAAASHVVTITTDPAEADLGGLVATGSTLVAGAWGDALVAVLMSARQYSWEEVISTHPGGIVGQQDTLPARMRLDPHTGPAVAEEAP from the coding sequence ATGAACGGCACGCCCGACGCGTCCGTCCAGACCATACTCGACGCCGCTCGCGACCTGATCCGGCTGGAAGCGGCCGCCCTGACCAACCTGGTGGACCAGGTCGACCAGAGCACCGCCCAGGTCGTCGGCATGATTCTCGCCGGAACCGGCAAGGTGATCACGACGGGCACCGGCACCTCCGGCATCATGGCCGAGCGCCTGTCCCATCTGCTCGCCGTCACGGGCACCCCGGCGTTCTACCTCCCCTGCCTGGACGCCCTGCACGGCGGAATGGGCTCGATCGCCCCCTCCGACCTCGTCATCGCCTTCTCCAAGGGCGGCAAATCCGCCGAGCTGACCCAGCTGGTCACCCGGCTGGAGGAGCGCGGCATCCGGGTCGTCGCCGTCACCGAGAGCCCGGCCTCCGAATTCGCCGCCGCCGCCAGCCATGTTGTCACGATCACCACGGACCCGGCGGAGGCGGACCTCGGCGGCCTTGTCGCCACCGGATCCACCCTGGTGGCGGGCGCCTGGGGCGACGCGCTCGTCGCCGTACTGATGAGCGCGCGCCAGTACAGCTGGGAAGAGGTCATCTCCACCCACCCCGGCGGTATCGTCGGTCAGCAGGACACCCTCCCCGCCCGGATGCGTCTGGACCCGCACACCGGACCCGCTGTCGCCGAGGAGGCCCCGTGA
- a CDS encoding beta/alpha barrel domain-containing protein: protein MSETAHDPLRAPRDPLRDWYRQFPPFTVGGSLYAVPPAHRAATAAALAARDCRVHIDIIVDATGRGLGVSARELAEARAAAPYARIDLHLIVADTLPAALAAEVVGETVATALRTGAEAVTMDLARIGRHPAAVEALHRGGVALWLEHTPRARVLEVPPGVDGALVMFIPPGTKQSADPSMLTEVGRLAATLPTAVDGGITAPVAARCAERGAAYIVAGRSLLTAAVPSAPAPAPASVPASVPAPASVSAPAPAPRTENHREDLP, encoded by the coding sequence ATGAGCGAGACCGCGCACGACCCCCTCCGCGCTCCTCGCGATCCGCTGCGCGACTGGTACCGGCAGTTCCCGCCGTTCACCGTCGGCGGCAGCCTGTACGCCGTACCGCCCGCGCACCGCGCCGCCACCGCGGCGGCGCTGGCCGCGCGCGACTGCCGGGTGCACATCGACATCATCGTCGACGCCACCGGGCGCGGCCTCGGTGTCAGCGCGCGGGAGCTGGCCGAGGCGCGCGCCGCCGCTCCGTACGCCAGGATCGACCTGCACCTCATCGTCGCGGACACCCTGCCCGCCGCCCTGGCCGCCGAGGTCGTCGGGGAGACGGTCGCGACCGCCCTCCGGACCGGGGCGGAGGCCGTCACCATGGACCTCGCCCGGATCGGCCGGCACCCGGCCGCGGTCGAGGCGCTCCACCGCGGCGGGGTCGCGCTCTGGCTGGAACACACGCCGCGCGCCCGGGTGCTGGAGGTTCCGCCCGGCGTCGACGGCGCGCTCGTCATGTTCATCCCGCCGGGCACCAAGCAGAGCGCCGACCCGTCGATGCTCACCGAGGTCGGCCGGCTGGCCGCCACCCTGCCGACCGCCGTCGACGGAGGCATCACGGCACCGGTCGCCGCGCGGTGCGCGGAACGGGGCGCCGCGTACATCGTCGCGGGCCGCAGTCTGCTCACGGCGGCCGTTCCCTCCGCTCCGGCCCCGGCACCGGCGTCGGTACCCGCGTCCGTACCGGCGCCCGCATCCGTATCCGCACCCGCACCCGCACCTCGCACCGAGAACCACCGAGAGGATCTGCCATGA
- a CDS encoding substrate-binding domain-containing protein has protein sequence MAVGLAACGAGDPAKDSGGNDADRRLRVGVTVYNMSSFITEGKEGMETYAKANNIELVWNSANNDVSTQANQVDQLINAGVDAIIVVPVQADSLAPQIAEAKKKKIPVLAVNAELNSSDLAASVQPDDVAAGAQEMEMMAKKLGGKGNIVILQGPLGGSGEINRGKGIDQVLAKYPDIKVLAKDTANWKRDEAVNKMKNWISAFGGKIDGVVSQNDDMGLGALQALKEAGRTVPIVGIDGIQDGLNAVKDGSFIGTSLQNGTVELSAGLAVADKIARNEKVATEPVYIMPAITKDNVGVAIEHVVTGRADFLAKLPKMTEENLKTGDIAYEGIPGQKQQ, from the coding sequence CCGTCGGCCTCGCGGCCTGCGGCGCCGGGGACCCGGCCAAGGACTCCGGCGGCAATGACGCGGACCGCCGTCTGCGCGTCGGCGTCACCGTCTACAACATGTCCTCCTTCATCACCGAGGGCAAGGAGGGCATGGAGACCTACGCCAAGGCCAACAACATCGAGCTGGTCTGGAACTCGGCCAACAACGACGTCTCCACCCAGGCCAACCAGGTCGACCAGCTGATCAACGCCGGCGTCGACGCCATCATCGTCGTCCCCGTGCAGGCCGACTCCCTGGCCCCGCAGATCGCCGAGGCCAAGAAGAAGAAGATCCCCGTCCTCGCCGTCAACGCCGAACTCAACAGCTCCGACCTGGCCGCGAGCGTGCAGCCGGACGATGTCGCCGCGGGCGCCCAGGAAATGGAGATGATGGCGAAGAAGCTGGGCGGCAAGGGCAATATCGTCATCCTCCAGGGCCCGCTCGGCGGCTCGGGCGAGATCAACCGCGGCAAGGGCATCGACCAGGTCCTCGCCAAGTACCCGGACATCAAGGTCCTGGCCAAGGACACCGCGAACTGGAAGCGGGACGAGGCCGTCAACAAGATGAAGAACTGGATCTCCGCCTTCGGCGGCAAGATCGACGGCGTCGTCTCCCAGAACGACGACATGGGCCTGGGCGCCCTCCAGGCCCTCAAGGAAGCCGGCCGGACCGTCCCGATCGTCGGTATCGACGGCATCCAGGACGGCCTGAACGCGGTCAAGGACGGCAGCTTCATCGGTACGTCGCTCCAGAACGGCACCGTCGAGCTGTCCGCCGGACTCGCCGTCGCGGACAAGATCGCCCGTAACGAGAAGGTCGCCACCGAGCCCGTCTACATCATGCCCGCCATCACGAAGGACAACGTCGGCGTCGCCATCGAGCACGTGGTCACCGGGCGCGCGGACTTCCTGGCCAAGCTGCCGAAGATGACGGAGGAGAACCTCAAGACGGGCGACATCGCCTACGAGGGCATCCCCGGCCAGAAGCAGCAGTGA